One window of the Bombus affinis isolate iyBomAffi1 chromosome 10, iyBomAffi1.2, whole genome shotgun sequence genome contains the following:
- the LOC126921110 gene encoding GTP-binding protein 10 homolog, whose translation MVVLTRVLYYAAKLPRKYMRQGLIDSLRIHVTGGTGGSGLPAYGGIGGAGGNVYLVSKERLTLRNVKYKLEKMKLKAGTGSDSSKKGLIGISGRDLNIKVPIGITVYDQNRIKLGTMNSKDTKLVVATGGIGGCERTGYCGLKGESRTIVLDLQLLADVGLIGFPNAGKSTFLNTISKAKSKIADYPFTTIKPQVGIIKYKDHRQISVADLPGLIEGAHINKGMGHKFLKHIERTKLLLFIVDIQGCTFSIRHKHRTCLETVLLLNKEIEHYNPDLLDRPTMIIVNKMDTNGANEIYNEIKLKLNNLSEFLSEFDESIQPKRVLQFDDIITTSLILQNADEIREIKTKIRRIIDKYEEAKISVQDMDSNEDCLRTKLKKQMQQYAPTFV comes from the exons atggttGTATTAACACGAGTTTTATATTATGCAGCAAAG CTACCAAGGAAATATATGCGACAAGGCTTAATTGACAGTTTGCGTATTCACGTAACTGGAGGCACCGGCGGTTCTGGATTACCTGCTTATGGTGGAATTGGCGGAGCAGGAGGAAACGTATATCTTGTCTCAAAAGAAAGATTAACATTACGAAATGTTAAATACAAACTagaaaaaatgaaattgaaGGCAGGAACAGGAAGCGATAGTAGCAAAAAAGGGCTCATTGGAATATCTGGAAGAGACTTAAATATAAAGGTTCCAATTGGTATCACCGTTTATGATCAAAATCGCATTAAACTTG GTACAATGAATTCAAAGGATACAAAATTGGTAGTTGCTACAGGTGGAATAGGGGGATGTGAAAGGACAGGCTATTGTGGCCTTAAAGGTGAAAGTCGTACTATAGTTCTTGATCTTCAGTTACTTGCCGATGTTGGTTTGATAGGTTTTCCAAATGCAGGGAAGAGTACATTTCTAAATACAATCTCAAAAGCTAAATCAAAGATTGCAGATTATCCAT TTACAACTATAAAACCACAAGTAGGTATTATAAAGTATAAAGATCACAGACAGATTTCAGTTGCAGATTTACCAGGTTTAATTGAAGGTGCACATATTAATAAAGGAATGGGTCATAAATTCTTAAAACACATAGAAAGAACAAAATTACTGCTCTTTATTGTAGACATTCAGGGATGTACATTTTCTATAAGACATAAACATAGAACTTGCCTAGAAACTGTGCTCTTGTTAAATAAGGAAATTGAACATTATAACCCTGATTTGCTAGATAGACCTACAATGATTATAGTAAATAAAATGGATACAAATGGAGCAAATGAAATCTATAATGAAATTaaactaaaattaaataatttatcagAATTTCTCTCAGAATTTGATGAATCAATTCAACCAAAAAGAGTATTGCAATTTGATGATATTATAACAACATCTCTAATTTTACAAAATGCAGATGAAATACGCGAAATTAAAACAAAGATTAGACGTATTATTGATAAATATGAAGAAGCAAAAATTTCCGTTCAAGATATGGATTCGAATGAAGATTGTTTACGTACAAAGTTAAAAAAACAAATGCAGCAATATGCGCCGACATTTGTATAA